Proteins from one Ranitomeya variabilis isolate aRanVar5 chromosome 1, aRanVar5.hap1, whole genome shotgun sequence genomic window:
- the ARHGEF2 gene encoding rho guanine nucleotide exchange factor 2 isoform X4, whose amino-acid sequence MSRIEPFSRARSDRSKEVPLKNKEKEKMKEREKDSKDKDTRYTNGHLFTTITVSGTNICFVCSKSITAKEALICPTCNVTIHNRCKDALPSCTKVKQKQQKAAFLKNSSALQNVSLRNKSSTLRERPNSAIYPSDSLRHSLLGSRRGRPSLSLSKSVSTTNIAGNLNDESPLGIRRILSQSTDSLNMRNRTLSVESLIDEGGADIICSQLMSDFAMDEKEFEADSWSTAVDCNYLQKHKKDVMKRQDVIYELIQTELHHVRTLKIMTYLFRKGMLEDLQMDPALVQKMFPCVDELSDIHIRFLIQLLERRKDSLEPGSTKNFVINKLGDILINQFSGTNTEHMKKAYTEFCSQHQKAVKLYKELFSRDKKFQQLMRKLTRSQLLRRHGVPECILLVTQRITKYPVLIDRILQNSKGDEEEYQDLATSLTRVKELISSIDQEVYNSEKNLRLQEIYQKVDSKSTAVIEENSFNKEELLRRKLVHEGSLLWKTVAGRFKDVIMLLMTDVLVLLQEKDQKYCFPTLDKSPIISLQNLIVRDIANQEKGMFLISAKPPEMYEVHAASREDRNTWMKLIAQSVKACPKREDFPLIETEVGAKLRKLKELIQQRDREVADILEDKVTLFAKVLQLQAGEDTPLGGNTRKLFRTESTDSYRGEKLISEAIKEVEALKDVILLIGTEQYSPKVDQNHVSTSDTAYTESSSVNGSLDSNKDEDINLKDRNGNQLQNKSPQEEALLRISSLYNLLHGLQGVVAQQDSLLSLQIPDSSDKKESLSRTNSRDLTVSEPLSKSIDKPGTELTLLQRQHTLLQEEMRRSRRQCEERAQESGTLETRLRESEQIRNKLEKELEDAKKQVAQMQREGSSSGIEIGRICRVIDPRRRSLPAGDALYQTFTPPQSNHDRRSTAVDGPLPIITFQDDPDLKDDLSDLTELERLPETADTESSEEEGGGPPTSPSSTREFLRMQDIPEEAESIHDLRDAEVDSSES is encoded by the exons CGTGTAACGTCACGATACACAACCGCTGTAAAGACGCCCTCCCCAGCTGCACCAAGGTGAAACAGAAG CAGCAGAAAGCAGCCTTCCTGAAGAACAGTTCTGCCCTCCAGAATGTGTCTTTGAGGAATAAAT CTAGTACTTTAAGGGAGAGACCCAACTCTGCCATCTACCCTTCCGATAGCCTCCGACACTCTCTGCTAGGTTCACGTCGGGGGCGACCATCTTTATCTCTCTCCAAAAGCGTCTCCACCACTAATATTGCAGG GAATCTGAACGATGAGAGTCCCCTGGGAATACGTCGGATTTTGTCTCAGTCCACAGACTCCCTGAACATGAGGAACAGGACGCTGTCGGTGGAATCTCTGATTGATGAAGGAG GGGCGGATATTATCTGCAGTCAGCTGATGAGCGACTTTGCAATGGACGAAAAGGAGTTTGAGGCGGATTCGTGGAGCACAGCGGTGGATTGCAATTATCTACAAAAGCACAAGAAGGATGTGATGAAGCGGCAGGATGTTATTTATG AGCTTATCCAAACCGAGCTCCACCATGTTCGCACATTGAAGATTATGACCTACCTGTTCCGTAAAGGAATGCTGGAAGACCTGCAGATGGATCCCGCTCTGGTCCAGAAAATGTTCCCATGCGTAGATGAACTCAGTGACATCCATATTCGCTTCCTCATCCAGCTCCTTGAGAGGCGCAAGGACTCCCTGGAACCTGGCAGTACCAAGAACTTCGTCATCAACAAGCTGGGAGATATCCTCATAAATCAG ttttCAGGGACCAACACAGAACACATGAAAAAAGCGTACACTGAATTCTGCAGCCAGCACCAAAAGGCTGTGAAACTCTACAAAGAATTGTTCTCCAGAGATAAGAAGTTCCAGCAGCTGATGAGA AAATTAACTCGATCCCAGCTGCTCCGAAGGCATGGAGTGCCAGAGTGCATTCTTCTCGTCACCCAAAGAATTACCAAGTACCCTGTCCTCATTGATCGCATACTGCAGAACTCTAAAG GTGATGAGGAGGAGTATCAAGACTTGGCTACTTCCTTGACCCGCGTGAAAGAGCTCATTTCCTCCATCGATCAGGAGGTCTACAATTCCGAAAAGAATCTGCGGCTGCAAGAGATCTACCAGAAAGTGGACAGCAAATCCACAGCCGTTATCGAAGAAAATAGTTTCAATAAGGAAGAGCTGCTAAGAAGGAAGCTGGTCCATGAAGGTTCCCTGCTGTGGAAGACGGTTGCCGGACGTTTCAAAG ATGTTATCATGCTGCTAATGACTGATGTCCTCGTCCTGCTGCAAGAGAAGGACCAAAAATACTGCTTCCCAACCTTG GACAAGTCGCCAATCATCTCCTTGCAAAACCTCATTGTACGGGACATTGCAAACCAAGAAAAAGGAATGTTCCTGATCAGCGCCAAGCCTCCCGAGATGTACGAGGTTCATGCCGCCTCAAGGGAAGATCGAAACACATGGATGAAACTTATTGCACAATCCGTGAAAGC ATGTCCCAAACGGGAGGACTTTCCATTGATTGAGACCGAAGTGGGAGCTAAACTGAGAAAATTGAAAG AGCTCATACAGCAGAGGGACAGAGAAGTAGCAGACATCCTTGAAGACAAAGTGACCCTATTCGCAAAAGTTCTTCAGCTGCAGGCTGGAGAAGACACCCCATTGGGTGGAAACACACGCAAACTCTTCAGGACTGAATCGACAGACAGCTATCGAGGAGAGAAACTCATCAGTGAAGCCATTAAAGAAG TGGAAGCTCTCAAGGATGTGATACTTTTGATTGGAACAGAACAGTACTCGCCTAAAGTAGACCAGAACCATGTCTCCACGAGCGACACTGCAT ATACTGAGAGCAGCAGTGTGAATGGATCCCTAGATTCTAACAAAGATGAAGATATTAATCTGAAG GATCGTAATGGGAATCAGCTGCAGAATAAAAGTCCACAGGAG GAGGCTCTGCTGAGGATTTCTAGCCTATACAACTTGTTACATGGCCTACAG GGTGTGGTCGCACAGCAGGACAGTCTGTTGAGTCTCCAGATTCCAGATAGTAGTGATAAAAAGGAAAGTCTATCCCGTACCAATTCCCGGGACTTGACTGTGTCAGAGCCCTTGTCCAAAAGTATAGATAAACCCGGGACCGAGCTGACCCTGCTTCAGCGACAGCACACTCTACTACAGGAAGAGATGAGGCGCAGCCGGAGGCAGTGTGAAGAACGAGCACAGGAATCAGGGACTCTGGAAACCCGGCTTAGAGAAAGTGAGCAGATCAGAAACAAACTGGAAAAGGAACTGGAAGATGCAAAAAAACAAGTGGCCCAGATGCAGAGAGAAGGGAGCAGTAGCGGAATAGAGATTGGCAGGATTTGCAGAGTAATTGACCCCAGGAGAAGAAGCTTGCCTGCCGGAGATGCCTTGTATCAAACATTCACACCACCACAG TCAAACCATGACCGACGTTCTACCGCGGTGGACGGCCCACTCCCCATCATCACATTTCAAGATGATCCAGACCTAAAAGATGACTTGAGTGATCTAACTGAGCTAGAAAGACTGCCAGAGACTGCAGATACTGAATCGTCTGAAGAAGAGGGTGGAGGTCCACCAACTTCACCGTCAAGTACGCGAG AGTTTCTGAGAATGCAGGACATTCCAGAAGAGGCAGAAAGCATTCACGACCTTCGAGACGCAGAGGTGGACTCTTCAGAAAGTTGA
- the ARHGEF2 gene encoding rho guanine nucleotide exchange factor 2 isoform X3, producing the protein MQHQHSLRSPSIHGPARGEFSPRKLQPMTWKAKRQNERSPMGLNKEKEKMKEREKDSKDKDTRYTNGHLFTTITVSGTNICFVCSKSITAKEALICPTCNVTIHNRCKDALPSCTKVKQKQQKAAFLKNSSALQNVSLRNKSSTLRERPNSAIYPSDSLRHSLLGSRRGRPSLSLSKSVSTTNIAGNLNDESPLGIRRILSQSTDSLNMRNRTLSVESLIDEGGADIICSQLMSDFAMDEKEFEADSWSTAVDCNYLQKHKKDVMKRQDVIYELIQTELHHVRTLKIMTYLFRKGMLEDLQMDPALVQKMFPCVDELSDIHIRFLIQLLERRKDSLEPGSTKNFVINKLGDILINQFSGTNTEHMKKAYTEFCSQHQKAVKLYKELFSRDKKFQQLMRKLTRSQLLRRHGVPECILLVTQRITKYPVLIDRILQNSKGDEEEYQDLATSLTRVKELISSIDQEVYNSEKNLRLQEIYQKVDSKSTAVIEENSFNKEELLRRKLVHEGSLLWKTVAGRFKDVIMLLMTDVLVLLQEKDQKYCFPTLDKSPIISLQNLIVRDIANQEKGMFLISAKPPEMYEVHAASREDRNTWMKLIAQSVKACPKREDFPLIETEVGAKLRKLKELIQQRDREVADILEDKVTLFAKVLQLQAGEDTPLGGNTRKLFRTESTDSYRGEKLISEAIKEVEALKDVILLIGTEQYSPKVDQNHVSTSDTAYTESSSVNGSLDSNKDEDINLKDRNGNQLQNKSPQEEALLRISSLYNLLHGLQGVVAQQDSLLSLQIPDSSDKKESLSRTNSRDLTVSEPLSKSIDKPGTELTLLQRQHTLLQEEMRRSRRQCEERAQESGTLETRLRESEQIRNKLEKELEDAKKQVAQMQREGSSSGIEIGRICRVIDPRRRSLPAGDALYQTFTPPQSNHDRRSTAVDGPLPIITFQDDPDLKDDLSDLTELERLPETADTESSEEEGGGPPTSPSSTREFLRMQDIPEEAESIHDLRDAEVDSSES; encoded by the exons CGTGTAACGTCACGATACACAACCGCTGTAAAGACGCCCTCCCCAGCTGCACCAAGGTGAAACAGAAG CAGCAGAAAGCAGCCTTCCTGAAGAACAGTTCTGCCCTCCAGAATGTGTCTTTGAGGAATAAAT CTAGTACTTTAAGGGAGAGACCCAACTCTGCCATCTACCCTTCCGATAGCCTCCGACACTCTCTGCTAGGTTCACGTCGGGGGCGACCATCTTTATCTCTCTCCAAAAGCGTCTCCACCACTAATATTGCAGG GAATCTGAACGATGAGAGTCCCCTGGGAATACGTCGGATTTTGTCTCAGTCCACAGACTCCCTGAACATGAGGAACAGGACGCTGTCGGTGGAATCTCTGATTGATGAAGGAG GGGCGGATATTATCTGCAGTCAGCTGATGAGCGACTTTGCAATGGACGAAAAGGAGTTTGAGGCGGATTCGTGGAGCACAGCGGTGGATTGCAATTATCTACAAAAGCACAAGAAGGATGTGATGAAGCGGCAGGATGTTATTTATG AGCTTATCCAAACCGAGCTCCACCATGTTCGCACATTGAAGATTATGACCTACCTGTTCCGTAAAGGAATGCTGGAAGACCTGCAGATGGATCCCGCTCTGGTCCAGAAAATGTTCCCATGCGTAGATGAACTCAGTGACATCCATATTCGCTTCCTCATCCAGCTCCTTGAGAGGCGCAAGGACTCCCTGGAACCTGGCAGTACCAAGAACTTCGTCATCAACAAGCTGGGAGATATCCTCATAAATCAG ttttCAGGGACCAACACAGAACACATGAAAAAAGCGTACACTGAATTCTGCAGCCAGCACCAAAAGGCTGTGAAACTCTACAAAGAATTGTTCTCCAGAGATAAGAAGTTCCAGCAGCTGATGAGA AAATTAACTCGATCCCAGCTGCTCCGAAGGCATGGAGTGCCAGAGTGCATTCTTCTCGTCACCCAAAGAATTACCAAGTACCCTGTCCTCATTGATCGCATACTGCAGAACTCTAAAG GTGATGAGGAGGAGTATCAAGACTTGGCTACTTCCTTGACCCGCGTGAAAGAGCTCATTTCCTCCATCGATCAGGAGGTCTACAATTCCGAAAAGAATCTGCGGCTGCAAGAGATCTACCAGAAAGTGGACAGCAAATCCACAGCCGTTATCGAAGAAAATAGTTTCAATAAGGAAGAGCTGCTAAGAAGGAAGCTGGTCCATGAAGGTTCCCTGCTGTGGAAGACGGTTGCCGGACGTTTCAAAG ATGTTATCATGCTGCTAATGACTGATGTCCTCGTCCTGCTGCAAGAGAAGGACCAAAAATACTGCTTCCCAACCTTG GACAAGTCGCCAATCATCTCCTTGCAAAACCTCATTGTACGGGACATTGCAAACCAAGAAAAAGGAATGTTCCTGATCAGCGCCAAGCCTCCCGAGATGTACGAGGTTCATGCCGCCTCAAGGGAAGATCGAAACACATGGATGAAACTTATTGCACAATCCGTGAAAGC ATGTCCCAAACGGGAGGACTTTCCATTGATTGAGACCGAAGTGGGAGCTAAACTGAGAAAATTGAAAG AGCTCATACAGCAGAGGGACAGAGAAGTAGCAGACATCCTTGAAGACAAAGTGACCCTATTCGCAAAAGTTCTTCAGCTGCAGGCTGGAGAAGACACCCCATTGGGTGGAAACACACGCAAACTCTTCAGGACTGAATCGACAGACAGCTATCGAGGAGAGAAACTCATCAGTGAAGCCATTAAAGAAG TGGAAGCTCTCAAGGATGTGATACTTTTGATTGGAACAGAACAGTACTCGCCTAAAGTAGACCAGAACCATGTCTCCACGAGCGACACTGCAT ATACTGAGAGCAGCAGTGTGAATGGATCCCTAGATTCTAACAAAGATGAAGATATTAATCTGAAG GATCGTAATGGGAATCAGCTGCAGAATAAAAGTCCACAGGAG GAGGCTCTGCTGAGGATTTCTAGCCTATACAACTTGTTACATGGCCTACAG GGTGTGGTCGCACAGCAGGACAGTCTGTTGAGTCTCCAGATTCCAGATAGTAGTGATAAAAAGGAAAGTCTATCCCGTACCAATTCCCGGGACTTGACTGTGTCAGAGCCCTTGTCCAAAAGTATAGATAAACCCGGGACCGAGCTGACCCTGCTTCAGCGACAGCACACTCTACTACAGGAAGAGATGAGGCGCAGCCGGAGGCAGTGTGAAGAACGAGCACAGGAATCAGGGACTCTGGAAACCCGGCTTAGAGAAAGTGAGCAGATCAGAAACAAACTGGAAAAGGAACTGGAAGATGCAAAAAAACAAGTGGCCCAGATGCAGAGAGAAGGGAGCAGTAGCGGAATAGAGATTGGCAGGATTTGCAGAGTAATTGACCCCAGGAGAAGAAGCTTGCCTGCCGGAGATGCCTTGTATCAAACATTCACACCACCACAG TCAAACCATGACCGACGTTCTACCGCGGTGGACGGCCCACTCCCCATCATCACATTTCAAGATGATCCAGACCTAAAAGATGACTTGAGTGATCTAACTGAGCTAGAAAGACTGCCAGAGACTGCAGATACTGAATCGTCTGAAGAAGAGGGTGGAGGTCCACCAACTTCACCGTCAAGTACGCGAG AGTTTCTGAGAATGCAGGACATTCCAGAAGAGGCAGAAAGCATTCACGACCTTCGAGACGCAGAGGTGGACTCTTCAGAAAGTTGA